One genomic region from Leifsonia poae encodes:
- a CDS encoding TetR/AcrR family transcriptional regulator, with protein sequence MSGAAHSASGRPRVSSRETLAEAAAELFLEQTYAGTTIDEISQRAGVSRATFFNYFGSKSDLLWLEVDESLSEFDGVLENISSDHPVMTAVLEAVLALAGNFGPARLPLAVTQYELMGTNAELESSALSRFLTLVRVLSRSIARRIGEPADALVPRSIATAVIGAAVAAASVWARSGVSRGPLAPVVARAIEPVCRGYQAALDDRAVTG encoded by the coding sequence ATGAGCGGCGCCGCGCATTCCGCATCCGGTCGTCCCCGCGTGTCGTCGCGTGAGACGCTGGCCGAAGCCGCTGCCGAACTGTTCCTCGAGCAGACCTACGCCGGCACGACGATCGACGAGATCTCCCAGCGCGCAGGGGTGAGCCGAGCGACGTTCTTCAACTATTTCGGCTCGAAGAGCGACCTGCTCTGGCTGGAGGTCGATGAGAGTCTCAGCGAATTCGACGGAGTGCTCGAGAACATCTCGTCCGACCACCCGGTGATGACGGCGGTTTTGGAGGCCGTGCTCGCACTGGCCGGGAATTTCGGACCGGCACGGCTACCGCTGGCTGTGACGCAATATGAGCTCATGGGAACCAACGCTGAACTCGAGTCGTCGGCGTTGTCTCGCTTCCTGACCCTGGTCCGCGTTCTCAGCCGTTCGATCGCGCGGCGCATCGGGGAGCCGGCCGATGCCCTCGTGCCGCGCAGTATCGCGACCGCGGTGATCGGTGCCGCCGTGGCGGCCGCCTCGGTGTGGGCGCGATCGGGCGTGAGCCGGGGGCCGTTGGCACCGGTTGTCGCTCGCGCGATCGAGCCGGTGTGTCGTGGCTACCAGGCCGCCCTCGATGATCGTGCCGTGACCGGGTAG
- the ileS gene encoding isoleucine--tRNA ligase, with product MPYPQSPDDQTPAGVTPSPSFPQLETEILAFWKEDGTFRASIENRADAPEWVFYDGPPFANGLPHYGHLLTGYAKDLFPRFQTMRGKRVERRFGWDTHGLPAELEAERQLGITDKSQIEEMGIAAFNQAARDSVLHYTREWQEYVTRQARWVDFDNDYKTLDVTFMESVIWAFKQLHEKGLAYEGYRVLPYCWRDQTPLSNHELRMDDDVYKMRQDQTVTVTFPLTGAKAEALGLTAVRALAWTTTPWTLPTNLALVVGPEIEYAVVPAGPNGAADSVGAGVHDDFGAEYLLASELVGGYAKDLGYETAADALAAVSRHIRGSELENVTYDRLWDYYADAEEYGTQNAWRILVDGYVTTEDGTGIVHQAPAYGEDDQRVCEAAGIPVIISVDDGARFLPSVEEVAGLQVFEANKPLTKLLRENGRLLRQASYEHSYPHCWRCRNPLIYKAVSSWFVRVTEFRDRMVELNQRIDWVPENVKDGQFGKWLSNARDWSISRNRYFGSPIPVWKSDDPAYPRIDVYGSLAELEADFGRLPLNGDGQPDLHRPYIDELTRPNPDDPTGRSTMRRITDVLDVWFDSGSMPFAQVHYPFENRDWFEAHNPADFIVEYIGQTRGWFYMMHVLATALFDRPAFKNVISHGIVLGSDGQKMSKSLRNYPDVNEVFDRDGSDAMRWFLMSSPVLRGGNLVVTEEGIREGVRQVLLPLWSTWYFFSLYANAAGYEARRRTDSNDVLDRYLLAKTRDLVSEVTADLEALDSTLAASKLRDFADVLTNWYVRRSRDRFWEGVGDDGRNAEAFDTLFTVLETVTRVAAPLLPLVSESIWRGLTGGRSVHLTDWPEAGEFPADVALVEAMDRIRAISSTVLSLRKQAGLRVRLPLAGLTIVAENSTALAAFESILRDELNVKAVEFVELHDDSAESYGITSRLTVNARAAGPRLGKDVQRVIMAAREGDWSELNGVVTAGGIDLADGEYELVLETAQADGDSTVALALLPDGGFVLLDTATTPELEAEGLARDVIRAVQDTRKAAGLDVSDRIRLNLAFASAEDARAIELARGVDIAAETLALDVEFGAAEAAYEKTFEAGLFANAGAFAVGVTRVEEDAR from the coding sequence ATGCCGTATCCCCAGTCCCCGGACGATCAGACGCCCGCCGGCGTCACGCCGAGCCCCAGCTTCCCGCAGCTCGAGACGGAGATCCTCGCCTTCTGGAAAGAAGACGGCACCTTCCGCGCATCGATCGAGAACCGCGCGGATGCACCCGAGTGGGTCTTCTACGACGGCCCGCCCTTCGCCAACGGTCTGCCGCACTACGGTCACCTGCTCACCGGATACGCGAAGGATCTCTTCCCCCGTTTCCAGACGATGCGGGGCAAGAGGGTGGAGCGCCGATTCGGCTGGGACACTCACGGTCTTCCCGCCGAGCTGGAAGCCGAGCGGCAGTTGGGCATCACCGACAAGAGCCAGATCGAAGAGATGGGCATCGCGGCCTTCAACCAGGCCGCCCGCGACTCGGTGTTGCACTACACCCGCGAGTGGCAGGAGTACGTCACGCGCCAGGCCCGCTGGGTCGACTTCGACAACGACTACAAGACGCTCGACGTCACCTTCATGGAGTCCGTGATCTGGGCGTTCAAGCAGCTGCATGAGAAGGGTCTCGCCTACGAGGGTTACCGCGTTCTGCCGTATTGCTGGCGAGACCAGACCCCGCTGTCGAACCACGAACTGCGCATGGACGACGACGTCTACAAGATGCGACAGGACCAGACCGTCACGGTGACGTTCCCCCTCACCGGTGCCAAGGCGGAGGCGCTCGGCCTCACCGCGGTCCGCGCCCTCGCCTGGACGACGACTCCGTGGACGCTCCCGACGAACCTGGCTCTCGTCGTCGGACCGGAGATCGAATACGCGGTCGTCCCGGCTGGACCGAACGGGGCGGCCGACAGTGTCGGCGCTGGTGTGCATGATGATTTCGGTGCGGAGTACCTGCTGGCGAGCGAGCTCGTCGGAGGCTACGCGAAGGATCTCGGCTACGAGACGGCGGCCGATGCCCTCGCGGCGGTGTCGCGACACATCCGGGGTTCGGAGCTCGAGAACGTCACATACGACCGGTTGTGGGACTACTACGCGGACGCGGAGGAGTACGGCACCCAGAATGCGTGGCGCATCCTCGTCGACGGCTACGTCACCACCGAAGACGGCACGGGCATCGTGCATCAGGCGCCCGCTTACGGCGAGGACGACCAGCGCGTCTGCGAAGCCGCGGGTATCCCGGTGATCATCTCGGTCGACGACGGGGCCCGGTTCCTGCCGTCGGTCGAGGAGGTTGCGGGACTGCAGGTGTTCGAGGCGAACAAGCCGCTCACCAAACTGCTGCGGGAGAACGGACGTCTTCTGCGGCAGGCGAGCTACGAGCACTCGTACCCGCACTGCTGGCGTTGCCGCAATCCGCTGATCTACAAGGCCGTCTCGAGCTGGTTCGTGCGGGTCACCGAGTTTCGCGACCGCATGGTCGAGTTGAACCAGCGGATCGACTGGGTTCCCGAGAACGTCAAAGACGGCCAGTTCGGCAAATGGTTGAGCAACGCCCGCGATTGGTCGATCTCGCGCAACCGCTACTTCGGCTCCCCGATCCCGGTCTGGAAGAGCGATGACCCGGCCTACCCCCGCATCGATGTGTACGGCTCACTGGCCGAACTCGAAGCCGACTTCGGCCGGCTCCCGCTGAACGGCGACGGACAGCCCGACCTGCATCGGCCGTACATCGACGAGCTCACCCGACCGAATCCGGACGATCCCACCGGTCGCTCCACGATGCGGCGCATCACAGATGTGCTCGACGTGTGGTTCGATTCCGGCTCGATGCCGTTCGCCCAGGTGCACTACCCGTTCGAGAACCGCGATTGGTTCGAGGCGCACAACCCGGCTGACTTCATCGTCGAGTACATCGGGCAGACGCGCGGCTGGTTCTACATGATGCATGTGCTCGCCACGGCGCTGTTCGATCGGCCGGCATTCAAGAATGTCATCAGTCACGGCATCGTGCTGGGCAGCGACGGTCAGAAGATGTCGAAGTCTCTGCGCAACTATCCGGATGTCAACGAGGTCTTCGACCGCGACGGCTCGGATGCGATGCGCTGGTTCCTGATGTCGAGCCCGGTGCTGCGCGGCGGCAACCTGGTTGTGACCGAGGAAGGCATCCGCGAGGGGGTTCGCCAGGTGCTGCTCCCGCTCTGGAGCACCTGGTACTTCTTCTCCCTCTACGCCAACGCCGCCGGATACGAGGCACGTCGGCGCACCGATTCGAACGATGTGCTCGATCGCTATCTGCTCGCCAAGACCCGGGATCTGGTGAGCGAGGTGACCGCCGACCTCGAGGCGCTCGACAGCACGCTCGCCGCCTCGAAACTGCGCGACTTCGCGGATGTGCTCACCAATTGGTACGTGCGACGCTCCCGTGACCGGTTCTGGGAGGGCGTGGGGGACGACGGCCGCAACGCGGAGGCCTTCGACACATTGTTCACCGTGCTCGAGACGGTCACGCGGGTGGCAGCGCCCCTGCTTCCGCTCGTGAGCGAAAGCATCTGGCGCGGTCTGACCGGCGGTCGCAGTGTGCACCTGACCGACTGGCCGGAGGCGGGGGAGTTCCCGGCTGATGTTGCGCTCGTAGAGGCGATGGACCGCATCCGGGCGATCAGTTCGACCGTGCTCTCCCTGCGCAAGCAAGCGGGCCTGCGGGTGCGACTGCCGTTGGCCGGCCTCACGATCGTGGCCGAGAACTCGACCGCCCTTGCGGCGTTCGAGTCGATCCTGCGCGACGAACTGAACGTCAAGGCGGTCGAGTTCGTCGAGCTTCACGATGACAGCGCCGAGAGCTACGGCATCACGAGCAGACTGACCGTCAATGCGCGCGCCGCCGGACCACGGCTCGGCAAGGACGTGCAGCGCGTGATCATGGCCGCGCGGGAGGGCGACTGGTCGGAGCTGAACGGTGTGGTCACGGCCGGCGGGATCGACCTTGCTGACGGAGAGTACGAGCTCGTTCTCGAGACCGCGCAAGCCGATGGCGACTCGACAGTGGCGCTTGCGCTGTTGCCGGACGGCGGCTTCGTTCTGCTCGACACGGCCACCACGCCGGAGCTGGAAGCGGAAGGGCTCGCGCGCGACGTGATCCGAGCCGTGCAGGACACTCGCAAGGCGGCTGGACTCGATGTGAGCGACCGCATCCGGCTGAACCTGGCGTTTGCGAGCGCGGAGGACGCGCGGGCGATCGAGCTCGCGCGCGGCGTCGACATCGCCGCCGAGACGCTCGCCCTCGACGTCGAATTCGGGGCCGCGGAGGCGGCGTACGAGAAGACGTTCGAGGCCGGGTTGTTCGCGAATGCGGGCGCGTTCGCGGTCGGCGTGACACGTGTGGAGGAGGACGCCCGATGA
- a CDS encoding bifunctional folylpolyglutamate synthase/dihydrofolate synthase — translation MRDDIPMDEDEAREAAEAVYQALLARVGEGSPEHRLTATRRAVELLGDPQRAYPIIHITGTNGKTSTSRIAESILRAYGLRTGLLTSPHLVRFNERIVIDGVPISDEDLARNWEDVRPYLEIVDGELVAEGEAPLTFFEALTALAFASFADAPVDVAVIEVGMGGEWDSTNVGDGQVAVFTPISLDHTKALGDTVGAIARTKSGIVKPSADVVSAIQPPEALVELVHAAELTESTFAAQPAEFDVTTTSVAVGGQLVSIRGRAATYNELFLPLYGDHQAQNAAVAVAAVETFLGRGSQPLNADLLEEGFATATSPGRLQLVGIEPSVLVDAAHNPAGAETLAAALRTYFDFDEITVVFGVLADKDARGIVRALATVAEQFYLTPVRSERSLGIDELGELVLEQTHEDATYVYGDVEEALVAARDWAAERPKRAVVVTGSIVLIGDAMAIAEAGGWKETS, via the coding sequence ATGAGAGACGACATCCCGATGGATGAGGACGAGGCGCGCGAGGCGGCCGAAGCCGTCTACCAGGCGCTCCTGGCGAGGGTGGGCGAGGGGAGTCCGGAACACCGGCTCACCGCGACGCGACGGGCGGTGGAGCTTCTCGGCGACCCCCAGCGCGCGTACCCGATCATCCACATCACCGGCACGAATGGCAAGACGAGCACCAGCCGTATCGCCGAGAGCATCCTGCGGGCGTACGGGCTGCGCACCGGTCTGCTCACGAGTCCGCATCTTGTGCGCTTCAACGAACGCATCGTGATCGACGGTGTGCCGATCAGCGATGAGGACCTCGCCCGAAACTGGGAGGATGTTCGCCCGTACCTCGAGATCGTCGACGGCGAGCTCGTGGCCGAGGGAGAGGCCCCGCTCACCTTCTTCGAGGCTCTCACGGCGCTGGCGTTCGCGAGCTTCGCCGACGCTCCGGTGGATGTGGCCGTGATCGAGGTCGGCATGGGTGGGGAGTGGGATTCCACAAACGTGGGCGACGGTCAGGTCGCCGTGTTCACGCCGATCTCGCTCGACCACACGAAGGCCCTCGGCGACACAGTGGGCGCGATCGCCCGCACGAAGTCCGGAATCGTCAAGCCCTCGGCGGATGTGGTCAGCGCGATTCAGCCGCCGGAAGCGCTCGTCGAGCTGGTGCACGCCGCCGAACTCACCGAGTCGACGTTCGCCGCACAGCCGGCGGAGTTCGACGTGACCACGACATCGGTCGCGGTGGGCGGTCAGCTGGTGAGCATCCGTGGGCGCGCGGCCACCTACAACGAACTCTTCCTGCCGCTCTATGGCGACCACCAGGCGCAGAACGCCGCAGTGGCCGTCGCCGCGGTGGAGACCTTCCTCGGCCGGGGGAGCCAGCCCCTGAACGCCGATCTTCTCGAAGAGGGGTTCGCCACGGCGACCTCGCCCGGCCGGTTGCAGCTGGTCGGGATCGAACCGAGCGTCCTCGTCGACGCTGCGCACAATCCGGCAGGGGCGGAGACCCTCGCCGCCGCCCTGCGCACCTACTTCGACTTCGACGAGATCACGGTCGTCTTCGGGGTGCTGGCCGACAAGGATGCGCGGGGGATCGTGCGGGCGCTGGCGACGGTGGCCGAGCAGTTCTACCTCACACCCGTCCGGTCGGAGCGGTCTCTCGGCATCGACGAACTCGGCGAACTCGTGCTCGAACAGACGCACGAGGATGCCACCTACGTCTACGGCGATGTCGAGGAGGCGCTGGTCGCCGCCCGCGACTGGGCGGCAGAACGCCCGAAGCGGGCCGTCGTCGTGACCGGCTCGATCGTGCTCATCGGCGACGCCATGGCGATCGCCGAGGCCGGTGGCTGGAAGGAGACCTCATGA
- a CDS encoding DUF4233 domain-containing protein — MSDGPATEVEPDDQHPARPGRPARPRRTRSVRESLGSIVLAFEFVIVFLGALVLFGLKTLSAPLALGGGALILVLMIVAIGLLRGPVGIVLGWLIQLIVVATGFLVPAFFVVGAIFTALWTYCMIAGARIDRNNQAANAAARQKENP; from the coding sequence ATGAGCGACGGGCCCGCGACGGAGGTCGAGCCGGACGACCAGCACCCCGCTCGGCCGGGCCGACCCGCCCGCCCCCGACGCACTCGGAGCGTCCGCGAGAGCCTCGGCTCCATCGTCCTCGCCTTCGAGTTCGTCATCGTCTTCCTCGGTGCGCTGGTGCTCTTCGGACTGAAGACACTGTCCGCTCCGCTCGCCCTGGGCGGCGGCGCGCTGATCCTCGTGCTGATGATCGTCGCCATCGGACTACTCCGTGGCCCGGTCGGCATCGTGTTGGGCTGGCTGATCCAGCTCATCGTCGTCGCGACCGGTTTCCTGGTGCCGGCGTTCTTCGTCGTCGGGGCGATCTTCACCGCCCTATGGACGTATTGCATGATCGCCGGCGCCAGAATCGACCGCAACAATCAGGCCGCGAACGCGGCCGCCCGTCAGAAGGAGAATCCATGA
- the ndk gene encoding nucleoside-diphosphate kinase: MTTVVEETLVLVKPDGVARSLTGEILRRIEAKGYSVVDLKMLQADRDLLAQHYAEHEGKPFYEPLVEFMESGPIVAIRVAGNRVIEGFRSLAGTTDPTTAAPGTIRGDLARDWGLKVQQNLVHGSDSPESAARELALWFD, encoded by the coding sequence ATGACCACCGTCGTCGAAGAAACCCTCGTGCTCGTGAAGCCGGACGGTGTGGCGCGCAGCCTCACCGGCGAGATCCTGCGCCGCATCGAGGCGAAGGGCTACTCGGTCGTCGACCTCAAGATGCTGCAGGCCGACCGCGACCTGCTGGCCCAGCACTACGCGGAGCACGAGGGCAAGCCCTTCTATGAGCCGCTCGTCGAGTTCATGGAGAGCGGCCCGATCGTCGCCATCCGCGTCGCCGGCAACCGGGTGATCGAGGGATTCCGTTCGCTCGCCGGTACGACGGATCCGACGACGGCGGCGCCGGGAACGATTCGAGGCGATCTCGCCCGCGATTGGGGTCTCAAGGTGCAGCAGAACCTCGTGCACGGCTCGGACTCTCCCGAGTCGGCTGCGCGCGAGCTCGCTCTCTGGTTCGACTGA
- a CDS encoding vitamin K epoxide reductase family protein: MSLTSPNKRPTALAIFLIVAGAIGFWAAFQLTLDKLTVLAHPNAQLGCNFSLLVGCSKNLNSPQGSIFGFPNPLIGLACWTAVIAVGVGILAGARFAKWYWMLFNLGVIGALVLVIYLITQSITVLNVLCPYCMVTWAVTIPTFWAVTLYNLKEGNIPVPASARRFFGKVYGWVPLITIVSYVIVAVLAQIRLDWIHNVFV, from the coding sequence GTGTCACTGACTTCGCCGAACAAACGTCCGACAGCCCTTGCCATCTTCCTCATCGTCGCCGGGGCCATCGGCTTCTGGGCCGCTTTCCAACTCACATTGGACAAGCTCACGGTGCTGGCGCATCCCAACGCGCAGCTCGGTTGCAACTTCAGCTTGCTGGTCGGGTGCTCGAAGAACCTCAACTCGCCGCAGGGCTCGATCTTCGGGTTCCCGAACCCCCTGATCGGCCTCGCCTGTTGGACGGCGGTGATCGCCGTCGGTGTCGGCATCCTGGCCGGTGCGCGGTTCGCCAAGTGGTACTGGATGCTCTTCAACCTCGGCGTCATCGGCGCGCTCGTGCTGGTCATCTACCTGATCACGCAGTCGATCACGGTGCTGAACGTTCTCTGCCCCTACTGCATGGTCACGTGGGCGGTCACCATCCCGACATTCTGGGCCGTGACGCTCTACAACCTCAAAGAGGGGAACATTCCTGTTCCGGCATCCGCTCGCCGGTTCTTCGGCAAGGTGTACGGCTGGGTACCGCTGATCACGATCGTCAGCTACGTCATCGTCGCCGTTCTCGCGCAGATCCGGCTCGACTGGATCCACAACGTCTTCGTCTGA
- a CDS encoding Rne/Rng family ribonuclease, translating into MVENENTENSQNNGTDAGTEAGVKKRSRLFGSRKSAKKAPASAPETVATPVEPVVPSTVAAEAPAEIADPVADDPAGTAPAPSEESVIDEPTIGVSTTPSTPTGLPGLPPTTLLFQAPDIQPLPPLPGDDLDDDGPTVRRRSRRRAGEENRSGSNDPANTVVKVRAPREPELITEPQKVKGSTRLEAKKQRRRDGRDAGRRRPVITEAEFLARRESVDRQMIVREKSGRIQIGVLEDKVLVEHYVAKSQEASLIGNVYLGRVQNVLPSMEAAFVDIGRGRNAVLYSGEVDWEAAETGNQPRRIELALKPGDRVLVQVTKDPVGHKGARLTSQVSLPGRYLVYVPNGSMNGISRKLPDTERARLKKILKEVLPENVGVIVRTAAEGATEEQLTLDVTRLTAQWADISKQVENVQAPALLHSEPDLLIKIVRDVFNEDFQKLIIAGSDPQATIEMYLRQVAPDLLDRVETYTGERDAFDEFRITEQIEKALDRKVWLPSGGSLVIDRTEAMTVVDVNTGKFVGSGGNLEETVTKNNLEAAEEIVRQLRLRDIGGIIVVDFIDMVLESNRDLVLRRLIECLSRDRTKHQVAEVTSLGLVQMTRKKLGLGLLETFSEACEVCAGRGVIVHHDPVVKHRQTQQQQQPNERRRGRGGQQSGGNGNGNGSSNGGSGTASNGNGHAPVVTHAITDDAKSALAQIAASTLATHSHDGEAAEAAADGAHGKHVAAEEAPAAAPAAESVQQAEPAKRQRKKSGGSKRAASVERESDAPAAEGATTPEVQDAPVASEAPVTLLDIPVVSAAPPARRPTSKDAELLLDSVLDALPQPKQPGQGRNRSRRVSTAAIAGGSVAPEITRTETEE; encoded by the coding sequence ATGGTGGAAAACGAAAATACTGAGAACAGCCAGAACAACGGAACGGATGCGGGCACGGAAGCGGGGGTGAAGAAGCGTTCGCGCCTCTTCGGCTCGCGGAAGAGCGCCAAGAAGGCACCGGCGAGTGCACCGGAGACGGTGGCGACCCCGGTCGAGCCCGTCGTGCCGAGCACCGTCGCCGCCGAGGCGCCGGCGGAGATCGCCGACCCCGTCGCCGACGATCCGGCGGGCACCGCGCCTGCGCCGAGCGAGGAGTCCGTCATCGACGAGCCGACGATCGGGGTCTCCACGACTCCGTCCACCCCGACCGGCCTGCCGGGCCTGCCGCCGACGACCCTGCTCTTCCAAGCGCCCGACATCCAGCCGTTGCCGCCCCTGCCGGGCGACGACCTGGATGACGACGGCCCGACCGTGCGCCGGCGATCCCGCCGCCGGGCAGGCGAAGAGAACCGGTCCGGCTCAAATGACCCGGCCAACACCGTCGTGAAGGTTCGTGCCCCGCGCGAACCGGAGCTGATCACCGAACCGCAGAAGGTCAAGGGCTCGACCCGCCTCGAGGCGAAGAAGCAGCGGCGACGCGACGGTCGCGACGCCGGGCGTCGACGGCCCGTGATCACCGAAGCGGAGTTCCTGGCCCGGCGTGAGTCGGTCGACCGGCAGATGATCGTCCGCGAGAAGAGCGGGCGTATCCAGATCGGCGTGCTGGAGGACAAGGTCCTCGTCGAGCACTATGTGGCGAAGTCCCAGGAGGCGTCGCTGATCGGCAATGTCTATCTGGGTCGCGTGCAGAACGTGCTTCCGAGCATGGAAGCGGCCTTCGTCGACATCGGTCGCGGCCGCAATGCCGTGCTGTACTCCGGTGAGGTCGACTGGGAAGCGGCCGAGACGGGCAACCAGCCACGTCGGATCGAGCTGGCGCTCAAGCCGGGCGACCGGGTGCTCGTGCAAGTCACGAAAGACCCGGTCGGCCACAAGGGCGCCCGTCTCACCAGCCAGGTCTCGCTGCCCGGCCGCTACCTCGTCTACGTGCCGAACGGCTCGATGAACGGGATCAGCCGCAAGCTTCCCGACACCGAGCGCGCCCGCCTGAAGAAGATCCTCAAGGAGGTCCTTCCGGAGAACGTCGGCGTGATCGTACGCACGGCGGCCGAGGGCGCCACCGAGGAGCAGCTGACGCTCGATGTCACCCGCCTGACGGCGCAGTGGGCCGACATCAGCAAGCAGGTGGAGAACGTCCAGGCCCCGGCACTGCTGCACAGCGAGCCGGATCTGCTGATCAAGATCGTGCGGGATGTCTTCAACGAAGACTTCCAGAAGCTGATCATCGCCGGTTCGGACCCCCAGGCGACCATCGAGATGTATCTGCGCCAGGTCGCGCCCGATCTGCTCGACCGTGTCGAGACGTACACCGGTGAGCGCGACGCCTTCGACGAGTTCAGAATCACGGAGCAGATCGAGAAGGCACTCGACCGCAAGGTCTGGCTGCCGTCGGGTGGATCGCTCGTGATCGACCGCACCGAGGCCATGACCGTCGTCGATGTCAACACCGGAAAGTTCGTCGGCTCCGGCGGAAACCTCGAGGAGACCGTCACCAAGAACAACCTGGAGGCGGCAGAGGAGATCGTCCGCCAGCTCCGTCTGCGCGACATCGGCGGCATCATCGTCGTCGACTTCATCGACATGGTGCTGGAGTCGAACCGCGACCTGGTGCTGCGTCGACTCATCGAGTGCCTCAGCCGCGACCGCACGAAGCACCAGGTGGCCGAGGTCACCTCGCTCGGCCTCGTGCAGATGACCCGGAAGAAGTTGGGTCTCGGGCTTCTCGAGACCTTCAGTGAGGCCTGCGAGGTCTGCGCCGGCCGAGGCGTGATCGTGCACCACGATCCGGTCGTGAAGCATCGCCAGACCCAGCAGCAGCAGCAGCCGAACGAGCGTCGGCGCGGTCGAGGCGGTCAGCAGTCGGGCGGCAACGGCAACGGCAACGGTTCCTCCAACGGGGGAAGCGGAACCGCATCGAACGGCAACGGGCACGCCCCTGTCGTGACGCACGCCATCACCGACGACGCCAAGAGCGCGCTGGCGCAGATCGCGGCGAGCACGCTCGCCACGCACAGCCACGACGGCGAAGCCGCCGAGGCGGCTGCCGACGGCGCGCACGGCAAGCATGTCGCCGCGGAGGAAGCACCGGCCGCGGCGCCGGCCGCCGAGTCGGTGCAGCAGGCCGAACCGGCCAAAAGGCAACGAAAGAAGAGCGGCGGATCGAAACGCGCCGCATCCGTGGAGCGCGAGTCGGATGCTCCGGCCGCCGAGGGCGCTACGACGCCCGAGGTCCAGGATGCTCCTGTCGCGTCAGAGGCGCCCGTCACGCTCCTCGACATTCCGGTCGTCAGCGCGGCTCCGCCCGCCCGTCGACCCACGTCGAAGGATGCGGAGCTCCTGCTCGACTCGGTGCTCGACGCCTTGCCTCAGCCCAAGCAGCCGGGCCAGGGTCGCAACCGGAGCCGACGCGTGAGCACGGCGGCGATCGCCGGCGGCTCGGTCGCACCCGAGATCACCCGGACCGAGACCGAGGAGTAG
- a CDS encoding DUF4031 domain-containing protein, producing MTVLIDPPEWPAHGMLWSHLVSDASLDELHDFAAANGIARRAFDLDHYDVPDRSYDDLVAAGAEPVGGKELVVRLRASGLRIKARDRVRKH from the coding sequence ATGACGGTCCTGATCGATCCCCCGGAATGGCCCGCTCACGGCATGTTGTGGTCGCATCTGGTCAGCGATGCCTCCCTCGACGAGCTGCACGACTTCGCCGCCGCCAATGGGATCGCGCGTCGTGCGTTCGACCTCGACCACTATGACGTGCCCGACCGCAGCTACGACGATCTCGTCGCCGCGGGCGCAGAGCCGGTGGGCGGCAAGGAACTCGTCGTGCGGCTGCGTGCGAGCGGACTACGCATCAAGGCGCGGGATCGAGTGCGCAAGCACTGA
- the rplU gene encoding 50S ribosomal protein L21, which translates to MVYAVVRAGGRQEKVEVGTIVTMDRIKADKDGNVELAAVLLVDGEKITSDAKSLAKVKVTAEVLNDLRGPKIVIQKFKNKTGYKKRQGHRQELTRVKVTGIK; encoded by the coding sequence GTGGTTTACGCAGTTGTGCGCGCCGGTGGCCGCCAGGAAAAGGTCGAGGTCGGCACCATCGTGACGATGGACCGCATCAAGGCTGACAAAGACGGCAACGTCGAGCTCGCCGCTGTGCTGCTTGTTGACGGGGAGAAGATCACCTCCGACGCGAAGTCGCTCGCCAAGGTGAAGGTCACCGCCGAGGTCCTCAACGACCTCCGCGGCCCGAAGATCGTCATCCAGAAGTTCAAGAACAAGACCGGGTACAAGAAGCGCCAGGGGCACCGTCAGGAGCTCACGCGCGTCAAGGTCACCGGCATCAAGTAG
- the rpmA gene encoding 50S ribosomal protein L27: MAHKKGASSTRNGRDSNAQRLGVKRFGGQVVGAGEIIVRQRGTHFHPGVNVGRGGDDTLFALAAGAVEFGSKGGRKVVNIVAAEV; this comes from the coding sequence ATGGCACACAAAAAGGGAGCGAGTTCCACTCGCAACGGTCGTGACTCGAACGCTCAGCGCCTCGGCGTGAAGCGCTTCGGTGGTCAGGTCGTCGGCGCCGGCGAGATCATCGTCCGCCAGCGCGGCACGCACTTCCACCCCGGCGTCAACGTCGGTCGTGGGGGCGACGACACGCTGTTCGCTCTGGCCGCCGGTGCGGTCGAGTTCGGCAGCAAGGGCGGCCGCAAGGTCGTCAACATCGTGGCGGCCGAGGTCTAA